From a region of the candidate division KSB1 bacterium genome:
- a CDS encoding sodium/solute symporter (Members of the Solute:Sodium Symporter (SSS), TC 2.A.21 as described in tcdb.org, catalyze solute:Na+ symport. Known solutes for members of the family include sugars, amino acids, nucleosides, inositols, vitamins, urea or anions, depending on the system.), with protein MTHPGLHTIDIIIAICYISSIISIGIYLFKKNKSTKDFMLAGKNMGWLAIGMSLMATLTSAVGYTAFPTGIIKYGIINLWMAMAIPLSFPVVVWVFMPFYHKLNCYTAYEYLERRFNVSVRALASGIFLLWRLTWMAAVVYVPAMILNVVTDGKIPILLSVLVLGIITTINSTLGGIRAIMWSDVVHSFVMFLSMIVGVVVIILAIPGGLPEIWSSLAAAGKTSMTANIPGFSEANLFGKMKFFLYTDITVLSLIVTYTIQKMGNYCVDQAMVQRYLTAKSLKKSREGFLANCIAYLFYIFCVSAIGAGLFVVAKYHAFPASLKSDQIFPYFIANMMPIGITGLMIAAIYAASMSSLDSGLNSCITAILNDFYSRFRLKKYNLDEGNLQEAERLRRLRIARFSTLILGALITFFSLYVGKMGDIFEYSQKLINMFTGPLFGVFCLGMFSRRVTAPAALVGGFIGFAIGSLSVFAKFIHIKSLMVGVLWPATIAFVVTLILGYVLSFVIGNKNPEAPKWTWRGVMTS; from the coding sequence ATGACCCATCCAGGGCTACACACGATCGACATCATTATCGCTATCTGCTACATTTCGAGCATCATCAGCATTGGCATCTATTTGTTCAAAAAGAACAAGTCGACCAAAGATTTTATGCTGGCTGGCAAAAATATGGGCTGGCTCGCCATTGGCATGTCGCTGATGGCGACGCTGACCAGCGCCGTCGGTTACACGGCATTTCCCACCGGCATCATCAAATATGGTATCATCAATCTGTGGATGGCGATGGCGATCCCGCTTTCCTTCCCTGTTGTGGTATGGGTTTTTATGCCGTTTTATCACAAATTGAATTGCTACACGGCGTATGAATATCTTGAGCGACGGTTCAATGTTTCGGTGCGTGCATTGGCAAGTGGCATCTTTCTTTTGTGGCGACTTACCTGGATGGCGGCGGTGGTATATGTCCCTGCAATGATTTTGAATGTGGTTACCGATGGAAAAATTCCGATACTGCTCTCCGTATTGGTGCTGGGGATTATTACTACTATTAATTCAACGCTGGGCGGTATTCGGGCCATCATGTGGTCGGATGTGGTGCATTCGTTCGTTATGTTTTTGAGCATGATCGTTGGCGTAGTTGTCATTATCCTGGCAATTCCTGGCGGACTGCCTGAGATCTGGAGCAGCCTGGCAGCGGCGGGAAAAACCTCGATGACTGCCAATATCCCGGGCTTCAGCGAGGCAAATCTCTTCGGCAAAATGAAATTTTTTCTATACACGGACATCACGGTGCTCTCGTTGATCGTGACTTACACGATCCAAAAGATGGGGAATTATTGTGTGGATCAGGCGATGGTGCAGCGCTATCTCACCGCTAAATCGCTGAAGAAAAGCCGTGAAGGATTTCTCGCTAATTGTATCGCATATTTATTTTATATCTTTTGTGTTTCGGCGATCGGCGCTGGTTTGTTTGTCGTCGCCAAATATCATGCGTTTCCCGCCAGCTTAAAAAGCGATCAAATCTTTCCCTACTTCATCGCCAATATGATGCCCATTGGGATCACAGGTTTGATGATCGCTGCCATCTATGCCGCCTCTATGTCAAGCCTGGATTCAGGACTCAATTCATGCATTACGGCCATATTGAATGATTTTTATTCCAGGTTCAGGCTGAAAAAATATAATCTGGACGAGGGAAATCTCCAGGAGGCGGAACGATTGCGGCGCTTGCGCATCGCCCGTTTTTCAACGTTGATTCTTGGAGCGCTCATTACCTTCTTCTCGCTTTATGTGGGCAAGATGGGTGATATATTCGAGTATTCTCAAAAGCTGATTAATATGTTTACAGGCCCGCTGTTCGGCGTTTTCTGTCTCGGCATGTTCAGCAGGCGAGTCACCGCGCCAGCAGCGTTGGTCGGCGGATTCATCGGCTTTGCCATCGGCTCATTGAGCGTCTTTGCTAAATTCATTCACATCAAATCGCTCATGGTCGGCGTGCTCTGGCCTGCCACAATTGCTTTTGTGGTGACGCTGATTCTGGGATATGTGCTGAGTTTTGTGATTGGCAACAAAAATCCCGAAGCACCGAA
- a CDS encoding right-handed parallel beta-helix repeat-containing protein: MKITLSSILLIPIFFLSLYADERNSRDISKIGVKTEPVNGEIYEKIYYVSIQSGSDKTGDGSKANPWQSPTFALSIINDASESNKYAIFVAEGIYNSGTIVMKEWVDLYGGFDPKNWQRDIFKYRTILDGERVRRVVVGSNNARLDGFVIQHGLSRTHGGGILCDDTSPIISNNFILDNFVLEPEDFNHNRIHQAGHHGGGIASLYNAMPVIRNNVIANNKTSVGNGGGIAFYGWLRLSGGAEKTIKGNRLEIGVLQPIVENNVIIGNSAGVNDWNRTRSSNGGGISCAYESRPIICNNIIVNNQAKGRGDGGGIYNEYYSDPLIEANWVVGNIADDDAGGIYTMRMGQPLIQHNFIAGNWAPEKGVGGIRLSKEGRARIIENMIVRNLSGGGIQCVDSFMELEKNIIMHNQGGEAVMFENRFSYFMPIIIRNNILRDNEQGSILIKKNDGQPPIIQDNNMQGGLEGEGNYDRKPEFVEDMITGKIISADFDPRHFLTIFVLQKPIDKNDQVAGRVIRLGDRWSIINNADKKSISVWGDLRDLKDQEFEIISEYRLK, encoded by the coding sequence ATGAAAATAACCCTAAGCTCGATCTTGTTAATTCCAATTTTTTTTCTGTCGCTATATGCCGATGAAAGAAATTCACGGGACATCTCAAAAATTGGAGTTAAAACTGAGCCAGTAAATGGTGAGATTTATGAAAAGATTTACTATGTTTCAATCCAATCTGGCTCCGACAAAACCGGCGACGGCTCAAAAGCAAACCCCTGGCAAAGCCCAACATTTGCCCTCTCTATAATCAATGATGCTTCAGAATCAAACAAATATGCTATATTCGTAGCGGAAGGAATCTATAACTCAGGCACGATTGTCATGAAAGAATGGGTCGATCTCTACGGTGGGTTTGATCCGAAAAATTGGCAGCGGGATATTTTCAAGTATCGGACCATTCTTGACGGCGAACGAGTCCGTCGGGTCGTGGTCGGCTCCAACAATGCTCGCCTCGATGGATTTGTCATTCAACATGGCTTGAGCCGAACTCATGGCGGCGGCATCCTCTGCGATGATACGTCGCCGATCATTTCTAATAATTTCATTCTCGATAATTTCGTGCTGGAGCCAGAGGATTTCAATCACAACCGCATTCATCAGGCGGGACATCACGGTGGCGGGATCGCCAGCCTGTACAATGCCATGCCTGTGATTCGGAATAATGTCATTGCCAATAATAAAACATCCGTTGGCAATGGCGGAGGAATTGCTTTCTATGGCTGGCTGCGGTTATCGGGGGGTGCTGAGAAAACTATCAAAGGGAATCGATTGGAGATCGGCGTGCTGCAGCCAATAGTGGAAAACAATGTGATAATCGGCAATAGCGCTGGTGTGAACGATTGGAATCGCACCCGTAGCAGCAATGGCGGTGGCATCTCATGCGCTTATGAATCCCGACCGATTATTTGCAATAACATCATTGTCAATAACCAGGCAAAAGGCCGGGGCGATGGTGGTGGTATTTATAACGAATATTATTCCGATCCGCTCATCGAAGCGAATTGGGTCGTCGGCAATATCGCCGATGACGATGCGGGCGGAATTTACACCATGCGCATGGGTCAGCCGCTGATTCAGCACAATTTCATTGCGGGTAACTGGGCGCCCGAGAAAGGTGTCGGCGGCATCCGCCTGAGCAAAGAGGGGCGGGCTCGGATTATCGAAAATATGATTGTCAGAAATCTCTCTGGCGGAGGGATTCAGTGCGTCGATTCTTTCATGGAGTTAGAAAAGAATATCATCATGCACAATCAGGGCGGTGAAGCTGTGATGTTCGAAAACCGATTTTCCTATTTTATGCCAATTATCATCCGAAATAATATCCTGCGAGACAATGAGCAGGGGTCGATTTTGATCAAGAAGAACGACGGCCAGCCTCCCATCATTCAGGACAATAACATGCAGGGCGGCTTAGAGGGAGAGGGAAATTACGATCGAAAGCCCGAGTTTGTCGAGGACATGATCACAGGAAAAATCATTTCTGCTGACTTTGATCCCAGGCACTTTTTGACCATCTTTGTTCTTCAAAAGCCAATCGATAAAAACGATCAAGTGGCGGGACGGGTGATTCGATTGGGCGATCGTTGGAGCATTATTAACAATGCGGACAAAAAGAGTATCTCTGTGTGGGGTGATCTGCGGGATTTGAAAGATCAGGAGTTTGAGATTATTTCGGAATATCGATTAAAATAA
- a CDS encoding VCBS repeat-containing protein, whose product MSKFAYIIFAALITSSINAQTVWREATFEDFIDGTFDDAGANMYVSRAGRIQTINRWDVNGDGHIDILCVNSHPLVEMLDMSIYWGDGKDFSIKNHSYVPADGPMWVAADDLNNDGEMDLVVANYSNGTWTEMESFVYYGGLKDRNYRKRPGEWAFFPFKECITLPSANAQKPATGDFNNDGYKDIVLAFSGGFWEYRDKNKKDLSPSRIYWGSQNGFDRERFTHIWTKGATDVVTADLNGDGWLDLAFSNGEGDESFIYYGSASGFSESALTKLPTRNAHAVEIGDVNNDGWLDVVFANEAGDVSYAYLNQAGKLTPDHRIEFETHTAKDLVIRDFNNDGYNDVFFTNHEHSLTGDPNRANRLIDSYVYFGSANGFSNDHRQSLQTIGAWGANAADLNYDGWIDLLVCNFQEHYSYEVPSFIYWNGPDGFQLTRRTCLYEHGAQGNAIADFDGDGHLDILITSMMGNSRGDYDPNYLYFGNEQGLYSFENRIELPGREAYEQAFADLDDDGQVDILIVNRGETTRLANEVWIYWNQENRFHPWRITGLPAYGGIGAEVADLDRDGYLDIIISNSDSKQKSPDGKPIPGSFIYWGDSGGWSVTERTELPIVETRAIAVCDINNDGHLDLVCGQQQNWGDASIFLGDGTRKFGDARRIRIEGSNGTGTPGVADLNKDGLLDIAFAHDKNVLVYYQQKDGTFPKAKSQTIPVQAKTMTIADVNGDGWLDLVCPLYKEKGNRSGYSTILLGNERGYHLNQSIKLPTDGGTGSIVSDFNRDGFQDVFFFCHRADGSFDEIGKFGDHHTNSFLYWGSATGFDANNRLKIPSIGAHYDVGVDLGHIRDRSFVFEYVSSAFECQGKKPIRLKWEGETPHRSSIKFQLRVANSKSALAKAKWLGEEGIGTYFTERDQTVKSISAGKWIQYKAFFDTENGAYSPILETVEIEFE is encoded by the coding sequence GTGTCCAAATTCGCTTATATAATTTTTGCAGCGCTAATCACCTCATCAATCAACGCTCAAACGGTCTGGCGGGAAGCTACCTTTGAGGATTTCATCGACGGGACGTTCGATGATGCAGGCGCTAACATGTACGTCTCCAGAGCGGGCCGAATCCAGACTATCAACCGCTGGGATGTGAACGGCGATGGACATATCGATATCCTCTGCGTCAATTCTCACCCCCTGGTGGAGATGCTGGACATGTCCATTTATTGGGGCGATGGAAAAGATTTCAGCATTAAAAATCACAGCTACGTCCCTGCCGATGGGCCCATGTGGGTGGCTGCCGATGATTTGAATAACGATGGCGAGATGGATCTGGTGGTGGCGAATTATTCCAACGGTACATGGACCGAGATGGAGTCGTTCGTCTATTACGGCGGATTGAAGGATCGCAACTATCGAAAGAGGCCAGGCGAATGGGCGTTCTTTCCCTTTAAAGAATGCATCACGCTGCCCAGCGCCAATGCGCAAAAACCCGCCACAGGCGATTTCAATAATGATGGCTACAAAGATATCGTGCTCGCTTTTTCGGGCGGCTTCTGGGAGTATCGGGATAAGAATAAAAAGGATTTGTCGCCCTCCCGAATTTATTGGGGCAGCCAAAACGGATTTGATCGGGAACGATTCACCCATATTTGGACTAAAGGTGCTACAGATGTGGTTACTGCCGATCTCAACGGTGATGGCTGGCTCGACCTTGCTTTTTCTAATGGCGAAGGCGATGAATCGTTCATCTATTACGGCAGCGCCAGTGGATTTTCTGAATCAGCGTTGACCAAATTGCCGACCCGCAACGCCCATGCCGTCGAAATTGGCGATGTGAATAACGATGGCTGGCTCGATGTCGTTTTCGCCAATGAAGCTGGTGATGTTTCTTATGCGTATTTGAATCAAGCGGGAAAATTAACTCCTGATCACCGGATTGAATTTGAAACCCACACAGCCAAAGATCTGGTGATTCGAGATTTCAATAACGATGGCTACAACGATGTATTTTTCACCAATCATGAGCATTCGTTGACGGGCGATCCCAATCGGGCGAACCGCTTGATCGATTCCTATGTCTATTTCGGTTCGGCCAATGGTTTTTCCAATGACCATCGACAGTCACTGCAGACCATCGGCGCCTGGGGTGCCAATGCGGCTGATTTGAATTACGATGGCTGGATCGACCTGCTGGTGTGCAATTTTCAGGAGCATTATTCCTACGAAGTGCCTTCATTCATCTATTGGAATGGCCCCGATGGATTTCAGCTCACCCGACGCACCTGTCTATACGAGCACGGCGCCCAGGGCAATGCTATTGCAGATTTCGATGGCGATGGTCATCTCGACATTTTGATCACCTCGATGATGGGCAACTCCCGAGGCGATTACGATCCCAATTATCTCTATTTTGGCAATGAGCAAGGTTTGTACTCGTTCGAAAATCGGATCGAATTGCCGGGTCGGGAGGCGTATGAGCAGGCGTTCGCTGATCTGGATGATGATGGCCAAGTCGATATTCTGATCGTCAATCGGGGGGAGACGACACGGCTGGCCAATGAGGTCTGGATCTACTGGAATCAGGAGAATCGTTTTCACCCGTGGCGGATCACAGGGCTTCCAGCTTACGGCGGTATTGGCGCCGAGGTGGCGGATCTGGATCGCGATGGCTATCTGGATATCATCATCTCCAATTCCGATTCAAAGCAGAAATCCCCTGACGGCAAGCCGATCCCTGGCTCGTTCATCTATTGGGGCGATTCTGGCGGATGGTCTGTGACCGAGCGAACCGAATTGCCCATTGTGGAAACTCGTGCCATTGCCGTATGCGACATCAATAATGATGGTCATCTCGATCTGGTGTGCGGGCAGCAGCAGAATTGGGGGGATGCTTCGATATTTCTGGGCGATGGCACCCGAAAGTTTGGAGACGCCAGACGGATCCGCATCGAAGGCAGCAATGGCACAGGCACACCAGGCGTGGCCGATTTGAACAAAGACGGTTTATTAGATATCGCCTTTGCCCACGATAAAAATGTGCTGGTCTATTATCAGCAAAAGGATGGCACTTTTCCCAAAGCCAAATCCCAGACCATTCCTGTGCAAGCCAAAACCATGACCATAGCTGACGTGAACGGCGATGGCTGGCTCGATTTAGTTTGTCCGCTCTATAAAGAAAAAGGCAATCGATCGGGCTATTCGACCATTTTATTGGGAAACGAACGAGGGTACCATCTCAATCAATCCATTAAATTGCCCACAGATGGCGGCACGGGTTCAATTGTCAGCGATTTCAATCGGGATGGTTTTCAGGATGTTTTCTTCTTCTGCCACCGTGCCGATGGCAGCTTCGATGAGATCGGCAAGTTCGGCGATCATCACACCAATTCGTTTTTATATTGGGGCAGCGCCACCGGATTTGATGCAAACAATCGGCTGAAAATCCCCAGCATAGGCGCTCATTACGATGTCGGCGTCGATCTGGGACATATTCGGGATCGGAGTTTTGTGTTTGAGTATGTCTCTTCCGCTTTTGAATGCCAGGGCAAGAAGCCGATTCGATTGAAATGGGAAGGCGAAACACCGCATCGGTCGTCGATTAAATTTCAATTACGAGTGGCGAATTCGAAATCAGCGCTGGCAAAGGCAAAATGGCTTGGAGAAGAGGGCATTGGAACTTACTTTACGGAGCGGGATCAGACAGTGAAATCGATTTCTGCAGGAAAGTGGATTCAATACAAAGCGTTCTTTGATACCGAGAATGGGGCCTATTCGCCGATTTTAGAGACGGTGGAAATTGAGTTTGAATGA